The genomic DNA TCTAGTGGTATTTTATTAGTAAAAGTTATACAGACTCGTAGGTGCAGTACACGACGTCATGCTGGTATTGGAAAGTTTTTACGAGTAGTTTTGAGAAATACAAAAGTTAAATTAAATAAAAGACGTAAACGTAGAGTAAGAGCTATCGTGATTAGATCTCAGAGTTATTATACAAAAAACGGGGGGATGTACTATCAATATGCAGTTAATAGTCTAGTTTTATTAAAAAAACGAATGAATACTATGGGTAAAGAACTTTATGGACCTACTTCAAAAGTTTTAAAAATAAGAAAATTTAGAATAGCATTTCGTTATATATTTTAATTATATAAATATTAAATTGTTTTATATAATATTTGTCTTTCTTTAGTAAACTTTTTAGTAATGTTAAATTTAGACCTTCAAAAAATTACAATAACAATATTTTTTTTTTAAAAAATTCATTATCTTTTTGATATAACCATACACTTTATCTACATGCTTTTTTACCGACTAAAAACTTAACTATTAAATTTTTTAAAAATAATAAATTAAGTTTAAAAGTTGTTGTTATCGTTTTTGTATTTTTTTTAATATTAATTAGCACTTTAATTTTATTATAAAAAAAGCTTTAGTCGTCTAGTGGTTAGGACAGCAGGCTTTCAACCTGCTAACCCGGGTTCAAATCCCGGCTAAAGCAATTATTTAAAAACTAATTATTTTTAAATAACGTATACTTAATAATTTTAATTTTTTACAAATAGTATACTTTACAACACTAAATAATCCAAAGAGAAACAAAAACAAAAAAAGTAAACAAATAAAAAAAATAAGTAATGTTGTTTGATCTTTAGCT from Acidobacteriota bacterium includes the following:
- a CDS encoding uL14 family ribosomal protein, which encodes MFQKNSFSIPSDSSGILLVKVIQTRRCSTRRHAGIGKFLRVVLRNTKVKLNKRRKRRVRAIVIRSQSYYTKNGGMYYQYAVNSLVLLKKRMNTMGKELYGPTSKVLKIRKFRIAFRYIF